The genomic segment CATCTGCTCCCAACAATACCATGAACGCTCTCGAAGGCCATGCAATTTTTCATACCGTTCATGCAGATCTGCCTAACTAATCCACTAGCCTCTACTGAAACACCACACAAAGCCTTCTAGAACTTACCAGAAAGTACTTCCTCAATAAGAAAGACTTTGCTACGCTTCATAAGCGATGAGGCTCTATAAATCTAAGCACTTGTTCTTTCTAATTGAGTCCATCAATCTTAGTAAACAACGCGATCTTTGCGCTCATCTATTCTATGCTGAGGAATTGATGGCGAACATGAACCGCCCGCCAATCATCGAACTAGGCCCTAACAATACCGCTGTCATGCCCATACTCAAGCAACTATTCTACCCGCAACGCCGCTTACCATGAAAAAGAAACTTCACATTTTACTACTCGGTCCATATCCGCCTCCCCGGGGTGGCGTGCAGACCAATATGCTCGCGATCAAGAAAGAGCTGCTTCGCAGTGGCCACCAATGTTCGATTATTTCTATCACCCGCTCAGAAATAGTCGGGCCCGAAGACCACGTCTACCATCCGCGCAGCCCCCTTGCATTGCTAACGCTCCTTTTTTCCATGCGCTACGACGTTTTGCATCTTCACATAGGAGGCGAAATCCCTTTGCGCGTCTTATTGTTGATAGCTGCCTGTTCGATGGTGGCGCGAGGGAAATCGGTGATGACACTTCACTCTGGTGGATTCGCAATTGCAAACTCTGACAAAGCAACCGCTTGGACGCTTCAAGGCTTCGTATTCAGAAGGCTAACCAGAATCATCGTTGTTAATAACTTGATGGTAAGAATGTTCAAGAAATTCGGGGTACGCGATGAAAAGATCCGCTTGATTTATCCTTTTGTTTTAGAGAGGCCCAAACAATCCGTCTCCACCCCTCAACGTTTTCAGACATTTCTTGCCAGGCACGACAAAATACTATTAACCGTTGGCTTATTGGAGCCACACTATGATCTGGCGATGCAGATAGATGTACTGGAGCATGTAATACGAAAGGCTCCAAACACTGGATTAATAATAATTGGCTCGGGATCGATGGAGGCTGAACTCGCGAGTGTAATTGCGGCCAAAACATACGCCCAACATATTTTGCTGGCAGGGGACACCGAACACGATGTGGTTCTTCACTTGATACACAAGTGTGACGTTCTGCTCAGAACAACCATTTTTGATGGTGACGCAATTTCTATCCGCGAAGCCTTATATCTAGGCACCTCGGTCATTGCAACCGACACTGGAATGCGCCCCCTAGGCGTTCACCTGATCCCAATACATGACCACACAGCACTTGAGAACGCGATAGCGCAGGAGCTGACAAACGTAACCGTGAAGAAGAGAAATATTTCAAGCGAAGACGGCTGGGGAAACATTCGTGAAGTTGTTCGACTTTACGAAGACCTGCACTTGCCCCCCCCCGGCTAGCGATCTAACCCAACTGACTTGTGCGGCATCAACTGAACAGCCTTGCAACCCCCTTCCAGCATCTATCCATTACAAACCGTTTTCCAAGATATCGATCAAGTCAAACTCAATCGTTCTGCGAATTCTAGCTGATTCTATCATCAACAAACATACGATGGTCGCCCGCGCACCATCAATCACAGAAACGGCTGGCGCCTTTCCCGACCTCAAGCTCCCCACAAACGATTTCATTTGCTCAACGTAGCCCTTATCGGCAAACATCATCTTCTTACTTTTTCTCGAAGATTTTTTGACCGTCACTTGCTTAAAGTCTTCAGACGAAACGCCAACACCCTGCGAAAACGCTTCAACATACTCACCGCCAGAAGATTCACTTCCAACAGTCGAGTACAAGAAGCTCCCCACAGAACCATCTGCGAACCGAATGCTCGCAGCAAGATTATTGACCCCCAGTGGCTCTTGACTGCCAATAGGCAAGCAGTGCGCTGAAACGCTCACAGGCTCTGCGGCGGTAAGCCAATACATCAAATCTATAAAATGGCAGCCTTCACCAACCGTCGCCCCGCCAAACTTTGGATCACCGCCCCAAAACCCTCCGCGCATTCCGGGAGAATTCATTCTCGTTGTGACAATCATCGGCACCGACCTACCAGCAAGTTGCCGTTTCATCTCCAAATAACACGGCGCAAACCGTCGATTAAACCCAACGCAGACTTGCTTCCCGGTCTCCCTCACAGCCTGATAAATTTCCCGACATTCAGCAATGGACACCGCCATTGGTTTTTCTACAAACACATGCTTCCCAGACCTCAATGCCAAGATGGTCTCCCGTGCATGATGGTGACTCGCAGACGACACCAATATCACGTCGATATCAGGATCTTTCACCATTTCCTCATAATCCGAGCTGGCATATTTTGCGCCAAATCGTAACGCATAACTCTTTCCACGCGCACCGCTTGATGAACACACAGCATGAAGCTTCGCTTCGCCAATTTTATTGATTGCCGGAAGATGCGCCCACTTCGCTAAATTTCCAGCCCCGACTAACCCAATTTTGAGTATACCTTCAGCTGCTTCGGCAACATTTGGCAGCTCAATTTTACGAGTCGGCTTATATGCTTTAATCGCGTCCTGAGTATCGTTTGCCGGGTAACGAAGCAACACCGCTAGGCTTTTCGTCTCAGGATTCAATATCGCCTCATAGCCTTTCGGCGCATCCACGAGATTGAATTCGTGCGTCACGAGAGGCTTAACATTGACCTTGCCGACAGACAGCAACCGTAAGAACTCTTCCATGTTCCGATTTTCCGTCCAGCGAACATACGAAAACGGATAATCGATCCCCTGCTTTTCGTAAATTTGGTCATAACTCCCTGGACCATATGCTCTTGCCATTAACAGCTTCAATTCTTTTGCATACATTGCATCTCGTGATAAATCCAATGGGCAGGCGCCAACAATAACGAGCCGACCGCGTTCACGCGACATCTGAATAGCCTGCTTAACTGGCGCGGAAGATTTAGAGGCCACCGCCACAATCACGCAATCTGCTCCTCGACCTTGAGTCAAGGCGTTTGTCTCCGCCACCGCCGTTTCACCGGCCATCACACCAAAGTCTGCGCCAAGCTTTTGGGCTAATTCGACTCGCTCCCGCATCAAATCTGATGCAATTACGATCCCGCCCTGACACCGAACCAGTTGCGAG from the Nitrospira sp. genome contains:
- a CDS encoding glycosyltransferase family 4 protein encodes the protein MKKKLHILLLGPYPPPRGGVQTNMLAIKKELLRSGHQCSIISITRSEIVGPEDHVYHPRSPLALLTLLFSMRYDVLHLHIGGEIPLRVLLLIAACSMVARGKSVMTLHSGGFAIANSDKATAWTLQGFVFRRLTRIIVVNNLMVRMFKKFGVRDEKIRLIYPFVLERPKQSVSTPQRFQTFLARHDKILLTVGLLEPHYDLAMQIDVLEHVIRKAPNTGLIIIGSGSMEAELASVIAAKTYAQHILLAGDTEHDVVLHLIHKCDVLLRTTIFDGDAISIREALYLGTSVIATDTGMRPLGVHLIPIHDHTALENAIAQELTNVTVKKRNISSEDGWGNIREVVRLYEDLHLPPPG
- a CDS encoding bi-domain-containing oxidoreductase, giving the protein MKQVIRRGLREIIVDEVADPKPSSNHVLVHPLYSLISSGTETADIHTDSLMKEVADNPSHLRKVWNIMQKTDPISTFHEVRAKFAEYAVLGYSGAGIIVEKHPTVLDLSLGQRVAYGGEGTGHGETINVGRNLIARVPDNVPFQDACFTTLGSIAMNAVRQAEIQIGESVVVMGLGLVGQLISQLVRCQGGIVIASDLMRERVELAQKLGADFGVMAGETAVAETNALTQGRGADCVIVAVASKSSAPVKQAIQMSRERGRLVIVGACPLDLSRDAMYAKELKLLMARAYGPGSYDQIYEKQGIDYPFSYVRWTENRNMEEFLRLLSVGKVNVKPLVTHEFNLVDAPKGYEAILNPETKSLAVLLRYPANDTQDAIKAYKPTRKIELPNVAEAAEGILKIGLVGAGNLAKWAHLPAINKIGEAKLHAVCSSSGARGKSYALRFGAKYASSDYEEMVKDPDIDVILVSSASHHHARETILALRSGKHVFVEKPMAVSIAECREIYQAVRETGKQVCVGFNRRFAPCYLEMKRQLAGRSVPMIVTTRMNSPGMRGGFWGGDPKFGGATVGEGCHFIDLMYWLTAAEPVSVSAHCLPIGSQEPLGVNNLAASIRFADGSVGSFLYSTVGSESSGGEYVEAFSQGVGVSSEDFKQVTVKKSSRKSKKMMFADKGYVEQMKSFVGSLRSGKAPAVSVIDGARATIVCLLMIESARIRRTIEFDLIDILENGL